The Leishmania infantum JPCM5 genome chromosome 26 DNA window GCGCTTGCACGCATCAATGTACGGTCTAAGACCTCTTTTACCTGCTATTCTTCAAAACGGAAACCCTCCCCCCGCGGACGAGCCTCGacaaatgaaaaaaaaaagtttGGCCTTTCTCACACtcggtatgtgtgtgtgtgtgcgtgtgtgtgtttttgtgCGCGCTTCAAGCGACTTTCTGCTCCCTCTTCGCTTCGTTCCTACGGTTCCACCGCTGATGTAACGGGTGGGCCGAGGCCGAAGAATAGTAAGAAAAGGCACGCCGTTCGCATTGGTCGCGCTTTCTCACCCTCTGACGGTCTATATGGTCCTCTTCATATCAGCCAGCAAAATATTCGCCGatcctctttttttctgtcttTTGCCTTCATTGATTACACGAATGAGACCATCCGGTCAGATGAGGCCGAATCGCCTGCAATGGACGCACTCGTAGAAAGCATCGTACAGAGCGATGCACGGGCCGAGCTCACGGCAGGACAGCTGCAAGCCCTCATTGGACTTTTCACCTCGACCTCTGAGGTCCTGTCGCCGTCCCACGCGCTCTTCCGAAAGCTCTCCGCCACCCTTGCGGCCTTCCCCTCCCTAGAAGACGGATCCCAGTGCATTCGACTCTGCATCCTCCTCTGTAGAGAGGTAGCGCACCGCAAAATCATTTTCGCACTTATCGAGGCGCACAACATATGGGTGGAGTCCATCGCAGCACCGAGCATCTCCGCCCTGGCGACGTCGCACGcgaggcaccgcagcggGACCACGTACGAGACGAGCGAAGATCGAAGCTTCCTATCTCAGCTGGTTCTCGTCATGTTGGTCTCGGCCGAGTCGAGGATGAAGGCGTCTGATCTCGTAGATTTCCTCGGTGCTGACGTCGAGAGCACTGTGGAGGTACTGGTGTCCTGCTACGGAAGCGTGTGCGGGGCCCTTCCAGGAGtactcgccgccgcctccggaGGCTACCAGCTTCATCTGGTCGCCCGCCTCGTCGAGCTCGTTCGCGAGCTCACGTTCTGGACTACGTACGAGGAACTGCACTCGAACCTGGGGATCGGCAGCAAGGCAAAAAAGTCTCTCTCACAGTGCACCGGTAGCGTTTCCATGAGCGCCCTCTCTGGCCCATTCCGCTACCACGTCGGCCAGCTCATCTCCCACCTTGTGAGGTACGACTTCTTTGCTCACATGAGTATGTACTTGCCGCACGTCTTGGGAAAATATTTGGCCTcgcccagcagctgcagcagcagcgacggtgacgaGCGGAATGTGTTGATGGCCTTGTCCTTGCTGCGCAACCATCTCCTGCTTCTCCAAACCCTGCTGATGCTGACGGACCAGTATGCGCTTGTTCTGCGCAAGgcgctctgccgctgcgggcTCCTCAGCAAGGTATGCGGCCCTCTCCTGCGCGTCTTGTGTAGACCACAAGGATGTCTACCTGGCGAATTGTCTCTGTTCGTGCAGACGGTGGCGGTCGCGTCAACGCTGACTTACCACAGCAGTGAGTGTCACCAGTTCTGGGGAGAGAACAGCAGTGTGCTGGTGGCAGCCGCAGACCGCTCCGCTGTTACTCTAGCAGATAGCTGCATTGCAGACCCGCGCACATCTGCCGAGCTAGTGGCACAGCTGGTGCGCCTCGTCGTAAACTCtcgctccagcgccgcggtggcgccgttACTCAAGACATGGGAGAGCGTCCTCGACTCCGGTGGCAAACAGTGCGTTGCTTGCAGCCTCAGCAATCCCAAGAGTCGTAGCCGTCCGCTTGACATCAGCAGTCCATCATACAATTCACTGCGGTGCGTATTTCGCGTGGACACCACagccccaccgccaccgcctgccgccgcgcggcgtggCAGTGTCGGCGACCTGCTTCGTCAACGACGAAGAGGTCGACACAACCGAGAGCAGCGAAACTTGAGCCGCGGTCGCAGCCGTGGCAGAGCGCGCTCAaagagacgccgccgccacgagTCACAACAAGCGCGTCTTCAGCAACGCTATCACCTCCTGGTGCAGTGCACAACACCCACGactgcggtggcgcgggAACAGACTCAGGTGCAGCTCGTCCCCCTTGATTTCGTCAGTGATGCCTCCTCCGACgagagcagcgacgacagaGACGATGCGGCAGACGCTTACGAGTCGACTTGTGCTCCCCAGGTGGACCTCTCACGCTGGCGGAGAGGcccaccgccgacgacgaTTCCCACACAATACAtctgttctctctcccacTCATTGATACGCTCGGCCCCGGTGTTGTCGTCCACCGGCTACCTCTTCGACGAAGACGTCATTATAGACTACTTGCAGTACTACGACGTCTGCCCCATCTCTGGAGCGTCGATGTCGCGTGCCGACTTGGTCGTGGACACGGCGCTCAAGGAGGAACTTGGGAAGGTTCGAGCCAACTTTATGTAGCAGTTCAATTTGTTCACATGCAGGAGGTTTGTGGGCGTGTGGGAGTCTGCGCGCTGAGGCGCAAGTGGTGCCAGAAGTAGTGCGGGTAGACGTACGTAAACACCTACACACGCATACCCCTTGCAGCGCTTCTCGACTTGCTACCCAGAGACACACGTCACTgctcctttttctctctcgacAAACTCTGACCATCAGCACCGCTGCGATTTCGCCCATCCGCACCACCTCTGCCAggccttttttctttcgtaCTGGGATGAGGGGCGATGCCCTGTCAATGTAACGCGACTCAGTGTCGGagaggggaaagaggggaagCGCAAGAGCAGTAAAGATCTCAAAAGTGTAACGGGCACCGGTGCACGGCAACCCTTGCTTTTCCCTCTacgtatgtatgtgtgcctcGTGCTTTCCTTTCGTTCCCGCAGGACAAGGCATGCGCTCCTCGTCAACTGCAGCTGTGGAAGAAACAATCGAACtggaagagaagaaaaacagCGGCCACTCGAGGAGCAGCTTCCGCTCCCCGTACGCTAGCCagtctccctctctccccaccctcGTCCATCGAAAACACCAACCTTCCCCCACTTCTCATGCTTTCCATTTTTCGCTTGGTGCGTTACCATGTGTTCTGAGCTTGCGCTCCTCTACGCTGCATCCATACATATACACAttcacatacacacgtgcTCGGCTGCATCTAAACTCCGGGGGTGCAGAATTGACGCACAcgctctctcgttctctcctGATCtactcccccttccctcccctctagCAAGCAAACGTTTTATATTAGTAATTTTTTTTCGGTTTCTGTTGGTGCCGTgtcgtctgtgtctgtgtctttACCTTATCATCATTAACTTacaggcgtgtgtgtgcgtgcgtgactCGATCTGTCtcccaacaccaccaccgtcaccccctcgctctcttctttcGCGCCATACGACTCTAATTCTtccgaaaaaagaaaacgcacgCAGGGAGGAAGTCGCTCATTTTTAGCTAGCTAgctgcctttttttctcgtttccATTGTATGTAGTTGTGCTGGCGCTCTCACCGTCTcagccctcctcctcttccgtcCTTCCTGCTCCCTCGGTAGCGTCTCGTCATACCTGCCCGCCATCAGGCCCGCTAGTCGCCCGTCCCCCAAAAGAtgcgccgtctcctcccCCTGCGACCGGCAGCTGTTGCCTTCGCCGGCTCTACTCGTCACTCCTCCGTGGCAATGCAGGACAAGCAACCGAAGCTGCCGAACTTCAACGACGACACAACCTACCGCCAGCGCTCGGCATGGTACTTGATAAAGGCGTTGGTGGTGCTTCGCCTCTGCAGTGTCAACTATTTGGCAATGAACTCGGTGCCGCTGATGAAGAGAGTGGAAAAGATCCTTGGCAGCAAGCTTACCTACAGCGTCCTCGTCAAGAAGTCCTTCTACAACTACTTCTGCGCGGGCGAGAACGAccaggagctgcgcgacacgGTGCACAAGCTTTCCCGCAACAACATCGGCGCTGTACTCGACTACGCGGCGGAGGCCGACACGGAGGGCTTCGCACCGGAGCCGGGTGTGGCGTCCGGCCCCGATATTTCGATGTCTAGTCTCGTTACGAAGCCCAATGTTCAGTACCCGATGGACGAGGGGTTCTTTAACGAGAACATGAAGCTCTACATGATGAGCGTCATGCACGCCTCGCTGTACAGCCCGCGAAACGCCGCCGGTGTAACCGCTGTTAAGGTGACCGGCATGTGTGACCCTCAGCTGCTTGCACGCGTATCGGCGCTGCTCATGTCCGTTCACCAGAGCTGGTGCAAGCACTTCACGAACGAGGAGTCGCTGAAGCTGGAGGAGTGCCGCGTCGTCATGGGTGTGAACCGCAAGCACCAGCTGTTCATCACCTACGATCAGCTGCGCGCCGGCTTCGAGAAGTACAACCCCTCTAACAAGCTGTCAGATGCCCAGTTCAAGGAGATTACGGAGGCCCTGGACCCCCGCAAGATGGGCAAGGTGAACTACTTTGAGTACAAGGAGATGCTGACGAATGCCCTCATCGCCGTAGAGccgacgccggtgcagcaggcgctgaTTGAGGGACTGCCGCAAATGAGTgcaaaggagaaggagctgtgGAAAAACGTCAACAACCGACTCTCGTTGATCGCCTCCATGGCGAAGGAGCTCAATGTCCGCATGCTTGTCGACGCGGAGCAGACCTTTTATCAGCTGGCCATCGACGCGATCGTGGCGACCCTACAGAAAACCTACAACACGGAGCTGCCGGTGGTGTACAACACATACCAGTGCTACCTGACATACGCAGAGGACCGCATTGACAACGACCTTGTACGCGCTCGCCACATGAACTTCCACTGGGGCGGCAAGATCGTGCGCGGCGCCTACATTGTGCAAGagcgcgcgacggcggcccaGTACGGCTACACCAGCCCCATCTGGCCTACCTACGAGGAGACAAACAAGTGCTACAATGCGGCCGCGAAGCGCATCTTCGACACCTTCGAGGCGCAGCCAGCGAAAAAGCACGAGGTCTTCTTTGGCACCCACAACAAGGAGTCTCTAGAGATTATCACGGCCAGCGTCTTGGAACGGCCGGGCATCCAGTCTCGCGTGTCCTTTGGACAACTATTTGGGATGCGCGACAACCTGACGGTGCCCCTTGCCCGCGCCGGCTTTCAGGTCTACAAGTACGTGCCGTACGGCCCCGTGAAGGAGACGATCCACTacctcggccgccgcgccgtggaGAACTCGTCGATCTTGACAACCGGCGACAACGAGACGGTGATGATGATCAAGGAGCTGAAGCGCCGATGCGGTTTTTAATCGGAGACTgactcgcacacacgcacacgcatgtgcgGTGGCAAGACAAAGAAGGCGTCACAAAGTCAACGGAAGCAGAGAAGGAGCCGCTTCTTCTCGCTTCTCTGTGTTTCACGCGTGCGTAAACGTCTGCATCTAACCCTGTGTTGcctctccgccccccccccccgcccccgacttcctcctctcccttcgtTTCGCCCTTTTGTGGTTGGTGCTACCCCTCGTCGTTGTCTTCTTGTGGCTTGCACGGATGCCATCTCGACTCCGattccgtttttttttgtttgttttgaggggaagagaagggagaagaggttGAGGAGGGAATACCAAAGCAAAATAAGCGAAGGAATCGAGGGAtcggagaggaggaaaagtGTGAGATAAATTAAAAAGAGAGAAGTAAGCGCTGCGCGGAAAGGACGGCAGTGGTTGTGTCGAGTggggcgaaagaaaaaaaaactgcaTGGCATTGCAGCTGCACGTTTCCTTTTATTTTTTCCTTTggtttccctctctcctttctgtTTTTCGGTTGTTTCGCACACCCTccgtatgtgtgcatgtggaGTTTCGCGTACGCAccgcgctcgctctctctcatcCTTTCCCCTTTCAgttctcctcttttttgtCTTCGTTTTTGTagcctcccctctcctcctttcttgTCAACATTTGcgcgtatatatatatatacatatatcTGATATATGTATATGCCAGTGATACAGTAACCACTATCAGAAACGAAAGAGAGCACCAGCGCATAtcacacacgctcacagaAAGGGCGCACACATCTAAAACGTCTAAGCCTGCGCAACGAAGCACAGTAGCCTCTAAAATGTataaaaaaaacgaaaagaggcCTTCATGAACCTCAAGGCGAAGTGCACGGACACACAAGTACGCCCCTCCTCTGTTTCAGTCGTCTTCTGTGTTTATTTCGTTTCGTCTACGTTTGTTGTGCTCTTTGTTTGTACGCACTTCTGGACGGGTCTGATTCTCTCTTTTTTGGTGTTGTTTCTTCTTCgtatttgtgtgtgcgtgtgtgttgttgctgttgtgcatgtgtgcgcgtgcgcatctCTGTTTCTCCGTCTAATGATTCTCGGTAGgcctttttttcgttgtttgtTTGCTTTGCATGTTGGCTGTGAAACAAgaaccctccccccccccctcagcGCTGCCTCGATGTAAGCGAAGTGGCATgtacacacgtacacgtgcGCAAACAAGGTTCTCACTCCACCGCCTAAGCAAATGTTCAAAGCCTGGAGCGTGTGAAACTACTTAGCCCCTTCTTTTTCAAAATGCTCACACGCATCTGTGTTGTTTCATCGTTTGTTTGCTTACCCTCTGAATGAttcgctcgctctcccctctcAGGCACTcattcgctttttttttctcttttgttttccctttttttttccttgtatgtgcctgcgtgtgtcggTGTTGCTGACGCTGGTGGCGATGCATCTTTGAAGATGAGCGTATGTGGAATGAATCCGATACACATGaagcccccctctctctgcgtgcgcgtgcgatCTACTGTGCTTGAAGTGAGCAATGAAATAGACAAAACACGAAAGGTGAGGCGGTCTTTTTCTGCTGAGAACGTTACACATGTGTGGACTTTTGGGGGAGGAGAAAACAACAGAAGGCAAAGAACtgaacaacaacgaaaaaaaaagaacgagagctgaaaaaaaaaaaagaaaaagtgTACACGACAAGTTAAGTAAACGGGATAGAAAGCAAaccaaaacgaaaaaaaaagaaaaactaAATGCGTCGCTTTCTCTCGTCATatctcttgtttttttttgttgctgctgttttttgttttgtgtaGCTTCTTTGGTCTCGTGTTGTTCCCCTCTTCACTGGTGGGAgttgcccctctcctcttccagTGTCTC harbors:
- a CDS encoding proline oxidase, mitochondrial precursor-like protein — translated: MRRLLPLRPAAVAFAGSTRHSSVAMQDKQPKLPNFNDDTTYRQRSAWYLIKALVVLRLCSVNYLAMNSVPLMKRVEKILGSKLTYSVLVKKSFYNYFCAGENDQELRDTVHKLSRNNIGAVLDYAAEADTEGFAPEPGVASGPDISMSSLVTKPNVQYPMDEGFFNENMKLYMMSVMHASLYSPRNAAGVTAVKVTGMCDPQLLARVSALLMSVHQSWCKHFTNEESLKLEECRVVMGVNRKHQLFITYDQLRAGFEKYNPSNKLSDAQFKEITEALDPRKMGKVNYFEYKEMLTNALIAVEPTPVQQALIEGLPQMSAKEKELWKNVNNRLSLIASMAKELNVRMLVDAEQTFYQLAIDAIVATLQKTYNTELPVVYNTYQCYLTYAEDRIDNDLVRARHMNFHWGGKIVRGAYIVQERATAAQYGYTSPIWPTYEETNKCYNAAAKRIFDTFEAQPAKKHEVFFGTHNKESLEIITASVLERPGIQSRVSFGQLFGMRDNLTVPLARAGFQVYKYVPYGPVKETIHYLGRRAVENSSILTTGDNETVMMIKELKRRCGF